A genomic region of Acidobacteriota bacterium contains the following coding sequences:
- a CDS encoding glycosyl hydrolase, whose product MKPFRTPLILGFLAAAGLAGALSVTPSLNAQSASVPDPSLYSGMQWRSIGPARGGRSIATAGSDARPLEYWFGATGGGAWKTTDGGTNWAPMTDGKINTSSIGSLAVCNSNPDVVYIGGGETQFRGNIIQGDGVYKTSDGGVKWDHLTDLRDSQAIARLRVHPTNCDVVYAAVLGQVYNEHPQRGIFKSTDGGKTWRRTLFRDEKTGGVDLSIDPKNPNVIFAGMWEANRTPWSMSSGGPGSGLFKSTDAGDTWTEITKNPGLPTGLWGKVGVSVSGADGNRVYTIIEHEAAGGLYVSDDAGATWKMINDNRNIRQRAFYYTRVNADPVDKDTVYLLNVQFFKSTDGGKTLSTIRVPHGDNHDLWISSTDNKRMVQSNDGAANVSFNGGQTWTGQDIPTGQFYNVFTTRHVPYHVCGAQQDNSTACVGSQASPGAGEGSLPPIFYAVGGGESGYIAPDPNDLSVFYAGSYGGYLSRLDRELGQQRAIHIYPDNPMGWSSIDIKERFQWTFPIVFSPVDPKVLYASSQHLYRTTTGGQNWEKISPNLARSDPKTMQASGGPITKDQTGVETYAVIFTVAPSRQDANTIWTGSDDGWVHVTQDGGKNWERITPPDLPEFTRISLIDASPHQNGVAYLAGNRYQMGDRKPYVYKTADFGKSWQKITTGIPDTDFARVIREDPKRKGLLYLGTEHGVYISFNDGGSWQSLKLNLPVTPIHGIVVEDRDLVIGTHGRGFYILDNIGVLRQATPELTSSALHLFEPIHPMRGRDRNVSFDYFLNQEATEVKIEFLDAQGAVLRSFSGTPKAAEAPAPDNPFGGGAPPRVATAKGINRFSWDMRYEGSTVFPGMIMWAAQPQRGPAAPTGRYTVRITANGETKSRDFNITLDPRLVAAGISEADLAEQFTLSRRVRDKVSEANQAVIDIRNIRDQVNQRLQKVTGRRKVEIQKLADGLLQPLAQVEEEAYQVRNRSGQDPLNYPIKLNNKIAALAGVIESADNKPTDQSVEVFNELSAQLDAQLKKMQQTLAVELPRLNAALRREKVEAVDPKAKPAPPTMPITKP is encoded by the coding sequence ATGAAACCGTTTCGTACCCCGCTGATCCTTGGATTCCTCGCCGCGGCTGGCCTCGCCGGAGCCCTGTCCGTGACGCCGTCACTGAACGCACAGTCGGCGAGCGTGCCCGACCCGTCGCTCTACAGCGGCATGCAGTGGCGCAGTATCGGCCCCGCGCGCGGCGGGCGCTCGATCGCCACCGCCGGCAGCGATGCCCGCCCGCTCGAATACTGGTTCGGCGCCACCGGCGGCGGTGCCTGGAAGACCACCGACGGCGGCACCAACTGGGCGCCGATGACCGACGGCAAGATCAACACCTCCTCCATTGGCTCCCTCGCGGTCTGCAATTCGAACCCCGATGTCGTCTACATCGGCGGCGGCGAAACCCAGTTCCGCGGCAACATCATCCAGGGCGACGGCGTCTACAAGACCTCGGATGGCGGCGTGAAGTGGGACCACCTCACCGACCTGCGCGACTCGCAGGCGATTGCGCGGCTGCGCGTGCACCCGACCAACTGTGACGTGGTCTACGCGGCGGTCCTCGGGCAGGTCTACAACGAGCATCCACAGCGCGGCATCTTCAAGTCCACCGACGGCGGCAAGACCTGGCGCCGCACGCTGTTCCGCGACGAGAAGACCGGCGGCGTGGATCTGTCGATCGATCCGAAGAACCCGAACGTGATTTTTGCCGGCATGTGGGAGGCCAACCGCACGCCCTGGAGCATGTCGAGCGGCGGTCCTGGCAGCGGCCTGTTCAAGTCCACCGACGCCGGCGACACCTGGACCGAGATCACCAAGAACCCCGGCCTGCCGACGGGCCTCTGGGGCAAGGTCGGTGTCTCGGTCTCGGGCGCTGACGGCAACCGGGTCTACACCATCATCGAGCACGAAGCGGCCGGCGGCCTCTACGTGTCGGACGATGCCGGCGCGACGTGGAAGATGATCAACGACAACCGCAACATCCGGCAGCGCGCGTTCTACTACACCCGCGTCAACGCCGACCCGGTCGACAAGGACACGGTCTACCTGTTGAACGTGCAATTCTTCAAGTCCACCGACGGCGGCAAGACGCTGTCGACGATCCGCGTGCCCCACGGCGACAACCACGACCTGTGGATCTCGTCCACCGACAACAAACGCATGGTTCAGTCCAACGACGGCGCGGCCAACGTCAGCTTCAACGGCGGCCAGACGTGGACCGGGCAGGATATTCCCACCGGGCAGTTCTACAACGTCTTCACGACCAGGCACGTGCCGTATCACGTGTGCGGCGCGCAACAGGACAACAGCACGGCGTGCGTCGGCAGCCAGGCCAGCCCGGGCGCGGGCGAGGGCAGCCTGCCGCCGATCTTCTACGCGGTGGGCGGCGGCGAAAGCGGTTACATCGCCCCCGACCCGAACGACCTGTCGGTGTTCTACGCCGGCAGCTACGGCGGCTACCTGAGCCGGCTCGATCGCGAACTGGGCCAACAGCGCGCCATCCACATTTATCCCGACAACCCGATGGGCTGGTCGTCGATCGACATCAAGGAGCGGTTTCAGTGGACGTTCCCGATCGTCTTCTCGCCGGTCGATCCCAAGGTCCTCTACGCCTCGTCGCAGCACCTTTACCGCACCACCACGGGCGGCCAGAACTGGGAGAAGATCAGCCCCAATCTCGCGCGCTCCGACCCCAAGACCATGCAGGCGTCGGGCGGCCCGATCACCAAGGACCAGACCGGCGTCGAAACCTACGCCGTCATCTTCACCGTGGCGCCGTCGCGCCAGGACGCCAACACCATTTGGACCGGGTCGGATGATGGCTGGGTGCATGTGACGCAGGACGGCGGCAAGAACTGGGAGCGCATTACGCCGCCTGATCTTCCGGAGTTCACGCGCATCAGCCTGATCGACGCCTCGCCGCACCAGAACGGCGTCGCCTACCTCGCGGGCAATCGCTACCAGATGGGCGACCGCAAGCCGTACGTCTACAAGACCGCGGACTTCGGCAAGAGCTGGCAGAAAATCACGACCGGCATTCCCGACACCGACTTCGCGCGCGTCATCCGCGAAGATCCGAAGCGCAAGGGCCTGCTGTATTTGGGCACCGAGCACGGCGTCTACATCTCGTTCAACGACGGCGGGTCATGGCAGTCGCTGAAGCTCAATCTGCCGGTCACGCCCATCCACGGCATCGTCGTCGAAGATCGCGACCTGGTGATCGGGACGCATGGCCGCGGCTTCTACATCCTCGACAACATCGGCGTGTTACGGCAGGCCACCCCCGAGCTGACCAGCAGCGCGCTGCACCTGTTCGAACCGATCCACCCCATGCGCGGGCGCGATCGCAATGTCTCGTTCGACTACTTCCTCAACCAGGAGGCGACCGAGGTGAAGATCGAGTTCCTCGACGCCCAGGGCGCGGTGTTGCGCAGCTTCTCGGGCACGCCGAAGGCGGCCGAGGCGCCGGCTCCAGACAACCCGTTTGGCGGCGGCGCCCCCCCGCGCGTTGCCACCGCCAAGGGGATCAACCGCTTCTCGTGGGACATGCGCTACGAAGGCTCGACGGTGTTTCCCGGCATGATCATGTGGGCGGCGCAACCGCAGCGCGGCCCGGCGGCGCCCACCGGACGTTACACCGTGCGCATTACCGCCAATGGCGAGACCAAGTCGCGCGACTTCAACATCACGCTGGATCCGCGGCTGGTGGCGGCCGGCATCAGCGAAGCCGACCTGGCCGAACAGTTCACCCTGTCGCGGCGCGTCCGCGACAAGGTCAGCGAAGCCAACCAGGCGGTGATCGACATCCGCAACATCCGCGACCAGGTCAACCAGCGCCTGCAGAAGGTGACCGGCCGCCGCAAGGTGGAGATCCAGAAGCTGGCCGACGGCCTGTTGCAGCCGCTCGCGCAGGTGGAGGAGGAGGCGTACCAGGTGCGCAACCGCAGCGGCCAGGATCCGCTGAACTACCCGATCAAGCTGAACAACAAGATCGCGGCGCTGGCCGGCGTGATCGAGAGCGCCGACAACAAGCCCACCGACCAGAGCGTTGAGGTGTTCAACGAGCTGTCGGCACAGCTCGATGCGCAGCTGAAGAAGATGCAGCAGACGCTGGCCGTTGAGTTGCCGCGCCTGAACGCGGCGCTGCGGCGCGAGAAGGTCGAAGCGGTCGACCCGAAGGCCAAGCCGGCGCCACCGACGATGCCGATCACCAAGCCCTAG
- a CDS encoding AbrB/MazE/SpoVT family DNA-binding domain-containing protein: MALAQSKLTAQGQISVPAEVRRRLGLAPGSVIEWDADGEQIVVRRKGQYSSEDIHKVLFPEGPPKRRSVAEMKQGIAKRMRTRHARG, from the coding sequence ATGGCTCTCGCCCAATCCAAGCTGACAGCGCAAGGTCAAATCTCGGTGCCTGCCGAAGTCCGGAGACGACTGGGCCTCGCGCCAGGCTCGGTGATCGAGTGGGATGCGGACGGCGAGCAGATTGTCGTTCGGCGGAAGGGCCAATACTCGTCCGAGGACATCCACAAGGTGTTGTTTCCCGAAGGCCCGCCCAAGCGGCGTTCGGTGGCCGAGATGAAGCAGGGTATTGCCAAGCGGATGCGAACCCGCCATGCGCGCGGTTGA
- a CDS encoding PIN domain-containing protein has product MRAVDTNVLVRMITRDDPRQAAAADAFVANGAWVSVLALAEASWVLTSVYDMSPAELGTSVRMLLDHERLTLQDPDVIESALQTFTAKPAVGFSDALLLELARKAGHVPLGTCDRDLGRLRDAQKL; this is encoded by the coding sequence ATGCGCGCGGTTGATACCAACGTCCTCGTCCGCATGATCACCCGCGACGATCCGCGCCAGGCCGCGGCCGCGGATGCCTTCGTCGCCAACGGGGCGTGGGTCTCCGTGTTGGCGCTCGCCGAAGCCTCGTGGGTCTTGACCTCCGTGTATGACATGTCCCCGGCGGAACTCGGCACCTCGGTGCGGATGCTTCTCGACCACGAACGGCTGACGCTTCAGGACCCCGACGTGATCGAGTCGGCGCTCCAGACCTTTACGGCGAAGCCGGCGGTCGGCTTTTCCGATGCCTTGCTGCTCGAGCTGGCACGCAAGGCCGGACATGTGCCACTCGGCACCTGTGATCGCGATCTCGGCCGCCTGCGCGACGCCCAGAAGCTGTAG
- a CDS encoding lysylphosphatidylglycerol synthase transmembrane domain-containing protein gives MRPKFSLLNILVALVGVGLLVFTIRRVGWAEVVSGITSVGWWFILVLILGATRMACRARAWLVCANDSELRFRDTFSAMIAADALGNLTPLGLLASEPTKIILTRSRISTVTSVASVTIENAFYTASVAVVLLAGTWFFFQRAGLPPALEQIAEVIVGTIAVAAVVGVWLARSQPALLTRFAPLITRLAGRTAVPAEAIREVEARIYGVLSWPFGRLAHVAAWEVAFHVAAVAEVWLVLRLLPTAGTVTLVDAFLLESAGRFVTIAFKFIPYRLGIDEAGSGAVAQAIGIGPAAGVTLALVRRLRILCLNAVGLVVLARK, from the coding sequence ATGCGTCCGAAGTTCTCCCTGCTCAACATCCTGGTCGCCCTCGTCGGCGTCGGCCTGCTCGTGTTCACCATCCGCCGGGTGGGGTGGGCCGAGGTGGTGTCGGGCATCACCAGCGTCGGCTGGTGGTTCATCCTGGTGCTGATCCTCGGCGCCACCCGCATGGCCTGCCGTGCCCGCGCGTGGCTGGTGTGCGCGAACGATTCTGAACTGCGCTTTCGCGATACGTTCAGCGCGATGATCGCGGCCGATGCGCTCGGCAACCTCACGCCGCTCGGACTGCTCGCCAGCGAGCCCACCAAGATCATCCTGACGCGGTCGCGCATTTCCACCGTCACCAGCGTCGCTTCGGTCACGATCGAGAACGCCTTCTACACGGCGTCGGTGGCCGTCGTGTTGCTGGCCGGCACGTGGTTCTTCTTCCAGCGCGCCGGCCTGCCACCGGCGCTGGAGCAGATCGCCGAAGTCATTGTCGGCACCATCGCCGTGGCCGCGGTCGTTGGCGTGTGGCTGGCGCGCTCACAGCCGGCCCTCTTGACACGGTTCGCGCCGCTGATTACCCGGCTGGCGGGACGAACGGCGGTTCCGGCCGAGGCGATTCGTGAAGTCGAGGCCCGCATCTACGGCGTCCTGAGCTGGCCGTTTGGCCGACTCGCGCACGTGGCCGCGTGGGAAGTGGCGTTTCACGTGGCCGCGGTCGCCGAGGTGTGGCTGGTGCTCCGCCTGTTGCCGACCGCCGGCACGGTGACGCTGGTCGACGCCTTCCTGCTCGAGAGCGCCGGGCGCTTCGTCACCATTGCCTTCAAGTTCATCCCGTATCGATTGGGGATCGATGAAGCCGGCTCGGGCGCCGTCGCGCAGGCCATCGGCATTGGCCCGGCCGCCGGCGTCACGCTGGCGCTGGTGCGGCGGCTGCGCATCCTGTGCCTGAACGCGGTCGGCCTGGTCGTGCTGGCGCGCAAGTAG
- a CDS encoding adenine phosphoribosyltransferase — protein MDHLKAKIRHVPDFPKPGILFYDITTLLCDPQGFRDTIDALAAPYMGEDIDQVVGIESRGFILGAAVAVTLGCGFVPIRKPGKLPAATHQESYSLEYGTDALEIHQDACGHPQRILIVDDVLATGGTARAALDLVKKTGAKIIGAAFLIELDFLKGRDKLAGEPVYSVLHY, from the coding sequence ATGGATCACCTGAAGGCGAAGATTCGACACGTGCCCGACTTTCCGAAGCCGGGCATCCTGTTCTACGACATCACCACGCTGCTGTGCGACCCGCAGGGCTTTCGCGACACCATCGATGCGCTCGCCGCTCCGTACATGGGTGAAGACATCGACCAGGTGGTCGGCATCGAGAGCCGCGGCTTCATCCTCGGCGCGGCCGTCGCCGTCACCCTGGGTTGCGGCTTCGTGCCCATTCGCAAGCCCGGGAAGCTCCCGGCCGCGACGCACCAGGAAAGCTACAGCCTGGAGTACGGCACCGACGCCCTCGAGATCCACCAGGATGCGTGCGGCCACCCGCAGCGCATCCTGATCGTGGACGACGTGCTGGCCACCGGCGGCACCGCGCGCGCGGCGCTCGACCTCGTCAAGAAGACGGGCGCCAAGATCATTGGCGCGGCGTTCCTGATCGAGCTGGACTTTTTGAAGGGTCGAGACAAATTGGCGGGGGAGCCGGTTTATTCTGTATTGCATTACTAG
- a CDS encoding acylphosphatase: MRVARKFLLSGHVQGVGFRYFTQDAARREGLSGHVTNHPDGTVEAVAEGEAEALDRFERVLRRGPSRSRVERVLVDGVEPTGLHVGFEIR; this comes from the coding sequence ATGCGCGTCGCCCGGAAGTTCCTGCTGAGTGGACACGTCCAGGGCGTCGGGTTCCGGTACTTCACCCAGGATGCGGCGCGGCGCGAGGGGTTGAGCGGCCACGTGACCAATCACCCCGACGGCACCGTGGAAGCGGTGGCGGAAGGCGAGGCCGAGGCGCTGGACCGATTCGAGCGGGTGTTGCGCCGCGGTCCCAGCCGATCACGCGTCGAACGCGTGCTGGTGGACGGCGTCGAGCCAACCGGGCTCCACGTAGGGTTTGAGATTAGATAG